A single genomic interval of Gemmatimonadota bacterium harbors:
- a CDS encoding TonB-dependent receptor, with protein sequence MKQLIMFFALFFLAHSTLSAAELKGKVRDAETGEALPGANVYLEGVGRGTATDLDGQFEITRVGEGSYTLVISFVGYKEYRNAIVVKADTAELFIELIPEAFRGKEVTVVADRAKLRETPVAFSDVPKADMERKLGSRDLPMILNDTPGVYATEQGGGPGDSRINVRGFDQRNVAVMINGVPVNDMENGWVYWSNWDGLSDVTSSIQVQRGLGASNLAIASVGGTMNIVTDIARQQRGFKIKQETGNNAFYKTTVNFSSGLMNGKTAFTLGLTRKTGDGLPDQAWTSAWSYFGALSFLASETHKIDLFVVGAPQRHGHRLYKQSIATFDADYARSLGIDVSDARNYGIDYNPNWGRSPFSSYQEYYNGQVHDARDSEIIMERENFYHKPQINLNWYWTPNEQFILSNVFYFSRGKGGGTGRLGTNPRSLPDGSINWQRVADELNTQTASEAHPELVGAGEVGVNEIAARTVIRNSVNQHFWYGYLGTAEYRLSDIYTLAFGIDLRYYRGQHWREVRNLLGADYYVFPWDRNATTSVKRLGDKVSYHNDGLTRWGGGFAQLEGRFNNFTAFLSTSGSITGYKRIDYFRAKVNGDWDQTDWENFKGYTVKVGGNYNATPAVNMYANIGWLSTAPKFDSVYHYDNSLYDPTFNEKVASFELGTGYFKRGVVTANTNFYYTRWIDRSWPKSIYSEKLDQRFRFLLNGIDARHTGIEFDLKARPHSMLEVRGMLSLGNWEWLNDANVTFSPEEDPSAIGNFQVYAKGLKVGDSAQKTLALSGTVFPTRGLYASLNLRRFMDHYAKFDPANRTDASDRKQSWQVPNYNLINLHVGYTLPGSTFGNGKVKLQLHVFNLLDERYISDADDGNDHDAASARVFLGLSRRWNISLSYDY encoded by the coding sequence ATGAAGCAACTGATTATGTTTTTTGCTCTGTTCTTTCTGGCCCATTCAACCTTGTCTGCCGCTGAGTTAAAAGGCAAAGTGCGCGATGCTGAAACCGGTGAAGCCCTGCCGGGCGCAAACGTGTATTTAGAAGGTGTTGGGCGGGGAACTGCTACAGATCTCGATGGACAATTTGAGATCACCAGAGTCGGCGAAGGCAGCTATACACTCGTCATAAGTTTTGTAGGATACAAAGAATATCGCAACGCCATCGTTGTAAAAGCGGATACTGCTGAGTTATTTATAGAACTCATACCCGAAGCATTCCGAGGCAAAGAAGTCACCGTCGTTGCCGACCGCGCCAAACTGCGCGAAACACCCGTTGCCTTCTCAGACGTACCAAAAGCCGATATGGAGCGCAAACTCGGCTCGCGCGATCTCCCGATGATTTTGAATGATACGCCGGGCGTTTATGCAACCGAGCAAGGTGGAGGCCCTGGCGATTCTCGCATCAATGTGAGGGGATTCGACCAGCGCAACGTCGCCGTCATGATCAACGGCGTGCCAGTCAACGATATGGAAAACGGCTGGGTCTATTGGTCCAACTGGGATGGCCTGAGCGATGTCACATCGTCAATCCAGGTACAGCGCGGATTGGGTGCCTCAAATCTGGCAATAGCCTCAGTGGGTGGCACCATGAACATTGTCACCGACATCGCCCGCCAACAGCGCGGGTTCAAAATCAAACAGGAGACGGGAAACAACGCTTTTTACAAAACCACAGTCAATTTTTCATCGGGTTTGATGAACGGCAAAACCGCTTTCACCCTGGGCCTCACGCGCAAAACTGGCGATGGCCTGCCCGATCAGGCCTGGACATCGGCGTGGTCCTACTTTGGTGCGCTGAGCTTTTTAGCATCTGAGACACACAAAATTGACCTGTTTGTCGTAGGCGCGCCGCAACGCCACGGACACCGCCTCTACAAGCAATCCATCGCAACCTTTGATGCCGATTACGCCCGATCTCTGGGCATTGATGTTTCGGATGCGAGAAACTACGGCATCGATTACAACCCCAACTGGGGACGCTCGCCATTCTCATCCTACCAGGAGTACTACAACGGCCAGGTACACGATGCGCGCGACAGTGAAATCATCATGGAACGCGAGAATTTTTACCACAAACCCCAGATCAATCTAAACTGGTACTGGACACCCAACGAACAATTCATCCTGTCCAACGTATTTTATTTTTCGCGCGGCAAAGGCGGCGGCACAGGGCGTTTGGGCACCAACCCGCGCTCGCTACCCGATGGCAGCATCAACTGGCAACGCGTTGCCGATGAATTGAACACCCAAACAGCATCGGAAGCCCATCCCGAATTGGTAGGCGCAGGTGAAGTAGGTGTCAATGAAATTGCGGCAAGAACCGTCATCCGAAACTCGGTCAACCAGCACTTCTGGTATGGGTATTTGGGCACAGCCGAATACCGTTTGAGCGACATCTATACGCTGGCTTTTGGCATAGACTTGCGCTATTACAGAGGGCAACATTGGCGCGAAGTGCGCAATTTACTCGGTGCCGATTATTACGTCTTTCCCTGGGACAGAAATGCCACGACCTCCGTGAAGCGACTCGGAGACAAAGTCTCCTACCACAACGACGGCCTCACGCGCTGGGGCGGTGGTTTTGCACAACTCGAAGGTCGATTTAACAACTTTACGGCATTTTTGAGCACATCGGGATCCATAACTGGTTATAAACGCATCGACTATTTCCGCGCAAAGGTCAACGGCGACTGGGATCAAACAGACTGGGAAAACTTCAAAGGCTACACCGTAAAAGTGGGCGGCAACTACAATGCAACCCCCGCAGTCAATATGTATGCCAACATCGGCTGGCTTTCAACAGCCCCCAAATTCGACTCCGTTTATCACTACGACAACAGCCTCTACGACCCCACCTTCAATGAAAAAGTCGCCTCCTTTGAGTTGGGCACCGGGTATTTCAAACGCGGCGTAGTGACAGCAAACACAAATTTCTATTACACCAGATGGATAGACCGTTCGTGGCCCAAGAGCATTTACAGCGAAAAACTCGACCAGCGCTTCCGGTTTTTGCTAAACGGCATTGACGCGCGGCATACAGGTATAGAGTTCGACCTGAAAGCGCGTCCCCATTCCATGCTGGAAGTGCGCGGCATGTTATCGCTGGGCAATTGGGAATGGCTCAACGATGCCAATGTCACATTTTCCCCTGAAGAAGACCCATCTGCCATCGGCAACTTTCAGGTCTATGCCAAAGGGCTAAAAGTGGGTGACTCGGCGCAAAAAACCCTTGCGTTAAGCGGCACGGTATTTCCCACACGAGGCCTCTACGCCTCGCTGAATCTGCGGCGATTTATGGATCACTACGCCAAATTCGATCCCGCCAACCGAACAGATGCCAGCGACCGAAAACAGTCCTGGCAGGTCCCAAATTACAACCTGATAAACCTGCATGTGGGCTACACCTTGCCCGGCAGTACATTTGGCAATGGCAAAGTAAAACTCCAACTGCACGTCTTCAATTTGCTCGACGAACGCTATATATCCGACGCAGATGACGGCAACGATCACGACGCAGCAAGCGCTCGCGTATTCCTCGGCCTATCGCGTCGCTGGAATATTTCACTATCGTACGATTATTAG
- a CDS encoding dihydrodipicolinate synthase family protein yields MSDPIRGILPVLQTPVAESGDFDIESLERQIDFCIAAGAGGMVFPVLGGEFQYLSDRERQTLVEIVVKKTDKRIPVITGVAGTNISTATEHAAHAGRAGADAVIAMPPYMGSGGPDENLRYFEAISSAGQLPIFIQNAGAGMQPSALVRLLTEVEHLIYVKEEANPSAHHISAIVAEAGDHCQGVFGGAWCRWMISEMRRGASGFMPGAPVVDIHVDIWDAFQSGDEDRARDLFDQLLPLTNLIQILGLRLVKEVLIRRGIFKTSGMRAPGSTKMDEDDHRELDAILKKLRPLFRTEAS; encoded by the coding sequence GTGAGCGATCCCATCCGCGGTATCTTGCCCGTATTACAAACACCCGTTGCCGAATCCGGCGACTTCGATATCGAAAGCCTTGAACGGCAAATCGACTTTTGCATCGCCGCTGGTGCGGGTGGCATGGTCTTTCCCGTACTCGGAGGTGAATTTCAATATCTCTCCGACCGGGAGCGACAAACCCTGGTCGAAATCGTCGTCAAAAAAACCGACAAACGCATCCCCGTCATCACCGGTGTGGCTGGCACCAACATCTCCACAGCCACCGAGCACGCCGCCCATGCCGGGCGCGCAGGTGCCGATGCCGTCATCGCCATGCCACCCTATATGGGCAGCGGTGGACCAGATGAAAATCTCCGCTACTTTGAGGCCATTTCCAGCGCGGGACAATTGCCCATTTTCATCCAGAACGCAGGTGCTGGCATGCAACCTTCTGCACTCGTTCGCCTGCTCACCGAAGTCGAGCACCTCATCTACGTCAAAGAAGAAGCCAACCCCAGCGCACATCACATCAGTGCCATTGTCGCCGAAGCAGGTGATCACTGTCAGGGCGTTTTTGGCGGGGCCTGGTGCCGCTGGATGATCTCAGAAATGCGACGAGGCGCCAGTGGCTTTATGCCCGGCGCCCCGGTTGTGGATATTCACGTTGATATCTGGGATGCTTTCCAATCAGGCGATGAAGACAGAGCACGCGATCTTTTCGATCAACTCCTTCCACTCACCAACCTGATCCAAATCCTCGGTCTCCGCCTGGTCAAAGAAGTACTCATTCGCCGGGGCATCTTCAAAACAAGCGGTATGCGCGCGCCTGGCAGCACAAAAATGGATGAAGACGACCACCGAGAACTCGACGCCATCCTCAAAAAACTTCGCCCTCTATTCCGCACAGAGGCGTCGTAA
- a CDS encoding SAF domain-containing protein, giving the protein MANGQLLHLLTARAESKNPLRVGLIGTGKFGTMFLAQARRVAGLHVLGVADLSLHRAREALRRAEWPPEQFAASHCDHALKTGATFLTDDGDALIRADGLDVLVEATGNPLAGIHHALQAIEHGRHLVMVNVEADVLVGPLLAQRAASAGLVYTLAYGDQPALICELVEWAQTNGFDIVCAGKGTKYRPAYHTSTPDTVWEHYGFDAETVAEGDLNPRMFNSFLDGTKSAIEMAAVSNATGLNPQPEGLKFPPCGIDQLPDVCRPHSDGGQLSHKGTVEVVSSLQRDGTPVDRDLRWGVYVTIEAPGDYIRRCFSEYGLPTDSTGRYTAIYRPYHLVGMELTTSVLRAGLRGEASGAPVVFNADVVATAKRDLSQGEVLDGEGGYRVYGKLIPSDQARTSNTLPIGLAHNLKLKHKIAAGQPIHQSDVELDENNAILRLRREMIQCFATTKKPR; this is encoded by the coding sequence TTGGCCAACGGTCAACTCTTACACCTACTAACCGCCCGCGCCGAGTCTAAAAATCCGCTTCGCGTGGGCCTCATCGGCACTGGAAAATTCGGCACCATGTTCCTAGCCCAGGCTCGTCGCGTTGCGGGTCTGCACGTCCTGGGTGTGGCCGATCTATCCCTGCACCGGGCGCGTGAAGCCCTCAGGCGTGCTGAGTGGCCGCCCGAACAATTTGCCGCATCCCACTGCGATCACGCCCTCAAAACCGGCGCCACCTTTCTCACCGATGACGGCGATGCCCTCATCCGGGCGGACGGTCTGGACGTTCTGGTTGAAGCCACTGGCAATCCTCTCGCAGGCATCCACCACGCCCTTCAAGCCATCGAACACGGGCGCCATCTGGTCATGGTCAATGTCGAAGCAGATGTTTTGGTCGGTCCCCTCCTGGCTCAACGTGCAGCATCTGCTGGTCTCGTGTACACCCTCGCCTATGGCGATCAACCGGCTTTGATCTGTGAATTGGTTGAATGGGCCCAGACCAATGGCTTCGACATTGTCTGCGCTGGCAAGGGCACCAAATACCGGCCCGCGTACCACACATCCACCCCTGATACTGTCTGGGAGCACTACGGTTTCGATGCAGAAACTGTTGCAGAGGGTGATCTGAACCCTCGTATGTTCAACTCTTTTTTGGACGGTACAAAATCCGCCATTGAAATGGCCGCTGTCTCAAATGCTACCGGCCTGAATCCCCAGCCCGAAGGCCTGAAATTCCCGCCCTGCGGCATCGACCAGTTGCCCGATGTTTGCCGGCCTCATAGCGATGGGGGGCAGCTTTCTCACAAGGGAACCGTCGAAGTCGTCTCCAGCCTGCAACGAGATGGAACTCCTGTAGATCGGGATCTACGCTGGGGTGTTTACGTCACCATCGAAGCTCCCGGCGACTACATCCGCCGCTGCTTCTCTGAATACGGCCTTCCCACTGATTCCACTGGACGTTACACGGCCATCTATCGCCCCTACCACCTGGTTGGCATGGAACTCACCACCAGCGTCTTGCGCGCTGGCTTGCGCGGCGAAGCCAGTGGCGCGCCCGTTGTTTTTAATGCAGACGTTGTCGCTACGGCAAAACGCGATCTCTCTCAGGGAGAAGTCCTGGACGGCGAAGGCGGCTACCGCGTGTACGGCAAACTCATACCATCTGATCAGGCTCGTACATCCAATACCCTGCCCATCGGTCTGGCTCACAATCTCAAGCTAAAGCACAAAATCGCGGCGGGACAACCCATACACCAATCCGATGTCGAATTGGACGAAAACAACGCCATTCTCCGCCTTCGCCGGGAAATGATACAATGCTTTGCAACGACGAAAAAACCCCGATAG